Within Micromonospora narathiwatensis, the genomic segment ACCACTGGCCACCAGGATGCACCAGAAGATCACCGCCGCCAGACCACCGCCCACCAGCCCGTCGAACTCGCGATACCGCAGCTCCCGCCGGGAACACGGCTCCTCGACCTGCTCCACCGTCTGCCACACGTACATGTAGCTGGTCAGCGTGGTACCCAGAATCGCCAACATCCCCGCCAGGTGCTCCCGCGTGAACGGCACCGCCGGAACCAGGCTGCCCCGCGCCACCGCCAACCAGTCCGGACGCGCCAGAATCGCCGCCAGCCCGTACGCGAGCAGACCCAGCATCACCAGCTTCAGCACCCGCTCGACCTCGTCATACTTGCCCCACAGCAGCAGGGCCAGCACCCCCGCGGCGAAGCCGGGAACCAGCCAACGCGAGTCCACCCCGACCAGCAGACCGATCGCCGCCGCCCCGGCCGCGACATCGGCCGCGACCGTCACCACGTTGACCGCCAGAACGGAGACCAGGAACAGGACACTCACCACCCGGCCGTACCCGTCGCGCACCGCCCGCTGAAGATCACGCCCGGACAGCACGCCCACCCGCGTGGCGAGAACCTGCACGACCACCAGCGCCGGCATCATCAACAAGGTCAGCCACGCCAGCCCGAACATCGTGCTCGCCCCGACCACGACCAACGTCGCCACCGTGGTCGGATCGGTGTCCGCGGCCCCCGACACCAGGCCCGGACCCAGCGACCTGAACCCCAACCCCCGGGAACCCGCCGACGACCCCGCCCCGCGCCTCCCGCGACCGGACCGCGACAGCCGCCACCCACCCATCACGACCCCCGCCGGCGGCACCGGCCCAGCCCGACCCGACGGCCGGACGTCTCACAACCGGCCGCTGCTCGAACCTCGAACCCGTCGGCGGCCACGCACTCTCAGAGTGTGACAGCGAACCGGCGACCGCGGACGAAGTTCCGGTTCGTCAACGAACCGGACCGACCGCCCCAGGCCCCGACAACTCCGCCAACACCCGGTTGGTCCGGTTGGACCGCACCGCCGCCCGCTGCTGACCCGCCGTCACCTCGATGTACGTCTGCGACGACGCCAACGACGCGTGCCCCAGCAACCGCATGATCTCCGCCGCGCTCGCCCCGTCCTCCGCCAACCGGGTCGCGAACGTGTGCCGCAACGCGTGCAGCCGCGCACCACGCGGCACCCGGTCGCCGATGCCCGCCCGCCGGTAGCAGGACTCCACCAGATACTGCAGCCCACCCCGGCGCAACGGCTCACCCCGCCGGTCCACCAGCAACGGCGAGTCCGGCCGCACGCTGCGCGCCCCGAACCGACGACGGCGGCTGTCGAGGTAGTCCACCAACACCCGGTCCACGCCCGCCTCGATCGGCACCGTCCGGGGACGCCCGCCCTTGCCGGCGACGTCCACCCGCCGCTCGCCGGCACGGCCGGCCAGCGACGCCACCCGCAACGCCAGCAGCTCGGACAGGCGCAGCCCCGCGCAGAGCGCCAACGCCAGCACCGCCAGGTCGCGTTCCGGCCACGGGTCGCGCTGCCGGCCGTCCGCGCGGGCCACCGCGGCCAGCAGCTCCTCCGGGGTGTCCTCGCCGCGCAGCGGCTTGGGCTGGGGGAGAGGCGTGCGGGGTCGCCCCACCGCCGGCATCGGGTTCCCGGGTACGACGCCCTCGGCGACCAGGAACGTGAAGAAGCTGTTCCAGGTGGACCAGGCGCGGTGGACCGAGGCGGCGGCGCGGGGAGCGGCGAACCGGGCGAACGCCGTCCGCATGATCCGGGGGGAGAGGGCGGTGATCTCCAGCTCGTCGAGGGGGAGG encodes:
- a CDS encoding NRAMP family divalent metal transporter, yielding MATLVVVGASTMFGLAWLTLLMMPALVVVQVLATRVGVLSGRDLQRAVRDGYGRVVSVLFLVSVLAVNVVTVAADVAAGAAAIGLLVGVDSRWLVPGFAAGVLALLLWGKYDEVERVLKLVMLGLLAYGLAAILARPDWLAVARGSLVPAVPFTREHLAGMLAILGTTLTSYMYVWQTVEQVEEPCSRRELRYREFDGLVGGGLAAVIFWCILVASGATLGAHHQHVDTAEQAAQALRPLAGPLAGAVFAGGLLASAIIAVPVIMASGGYVTASAFGWPRGLSRTPRQAPRFYAVVVVQALAGVALAMAGIGPIRLLFAASLIGGVATPLGLVLLVLAAGNPKLVGPSRIHVGLRVAGWVIAALVATVTVIFLAQRVHLLPG
- a CDS encoding tyrosine-type recombinase/integrase; this translates as MHDKPDELVGRLIEEFLTARATRKPSPHTLAAYRRDLLTVAQLAAEHATPPLPLDELEITALSPRIMRTAFARFAAPRAAASVHRAWSTWNSFFTFLVAEGVVPGNPMPAVGRPRTPLPQPKPLRGEDTPEELLAAVARADGRQRDPWPERDLAVLALALCAGLRLSELLALRVASLAGRAGERRVDVAGKGGRPRTVPIEAGVDRVLVDYLDSRRRRFGARSVRPDSPLLVDRRGEPLRRGGLQYLVESCYRRAGIGDRVPRGARLHALRHTFATRLAEDGASAAEIMRLLGHASLASSQTYIEVTAGQQRAAVRSNRTNRVLAELSGPGAVGPVR